The Metabacillus sediminilitoris genome window below encodes:
- a CDS encoding MFS transporter, producing MSAPEKVISTSPLIPTTQKKTRARWFIVFMLFLVTALNYADRATLSIAGTDMSSQLGLDSVMMGYVFSAFAWSYVAGQIPGGWLLDKFGSKKVYFWSIFLWSSFTLLQGFIGFFGTAGTAVMVLFGLRFLVGLAEAPSFPANSRIVASWFPSHERGTAAATFNSAQYFATVLFAPIMGYITYQFGWEYVFFFMGALGIIVAFIWFKSIYSPKDHPRINKAELDYIEAGGALINMDQTAETKKKEEKGANWNNIRKLLSNRMLLGIYLGQYCITTLTYFFLTWFPVYLVQERGMTILEVGFIASLPAICGFLGGILGGMFSDFLLRKGFSLTIARKTPIVIGMVLSMSLVAANYVEAQWVVIFVMALAFFGKGFGALGWAVVSDTSPKEMSGVSGGLFNTFGNIAGITTPIIIGYIIGTTGSFNGALVFVGANALVAIFSYLFLVGEIKRVDLKS from the coding sequence ATGAGCGCACCTGAAAAAGTTATTAGTACTTCACCATTGATTCCTACAACTCAAAAGAAAACACGTGCACGTTGGTTTATTGTTTTTATGTTATTTCTAGTCACTGCTCTTAATTATGCTGATCGGGCAACGTTATCAATTGCTGGAACAGATATGTCTAGTCAGCTTGGTTTAGATTCAGTCATGATGGGCTATGTTTTCTCAGCGTTTGCTTGGTCATATGTGGCGGGACAAATTCCTGGAGGATGGCTGCTTGACAAATTTGGTTCAAAAAAGGTTTATTTTTGGAGTATTTTCCTTTGGTCAAGTTTTACACTTTTACAAGGATTTATCGGTTTTTTCGGAACTGCAGGTACAGCAGTAATGGTTTTATTCGGACTCCGTTTCCTGGTTGGTCTAGCTGAGGCACCATCATTTCCAGCAAACAGCAGGATTGTAGCTTCTTGGTTCCCAAGCCATGAACGTGGAACAGCAGCAGCCACATTTAATTCAGCACAGTATTTTGCAACCGTTCTCTTTGCACCTATCATGGGGTATATTACATATCAATTTGGGTGGGAATATGTATTCTTCTTTATGGGTGCGCTTGGAATCATCGTTGCCTTCATCTGGTTCAAATCAATTTATAGTCCAAAAGATCATCCACGTATTAATAAGGCTGAGCTCGATTATATCGAAGCAGGTGGAGCTTTAATTAATATGGATCAAACAGCCGAAACAAAAAAGAAGGAAGAGAAAGGGGCAAATTGGAATAATATTAGGAAACTATTATCCAACCGAATGCTGTTAGGGATTTACCTTGGCCAATATTGTATTACAACTCTAACATATTTCTTTCTTACATGGTTCCCTGTCTATCTTGTCCAAGAAAGAGGGATGACGATTTTAGAAGTAGGATTTATTGCTTCTCTTCCAGCCATTTGTGGGTTTTTGGGTGGTATTCTTGGTGGAATGTTCTCAGACTTCTTATTACGAAAAGGGTTTTCATTAACAATTGCTCGTAAAACACCGATTGTTATTGGCATGGTCTTGTCAATGAGCTTGGTTGCCGCCAATTATGTTGAGGCTCAATGGGTCGTTATTTTTGTGATGGCTTTAGCGTTTTTCGGCAAAGGATTTGGAGCACTGGGTTGGGCAGTCGTGTCAGATACATCACCAAAAGAAATGTCTGGTGTGAGTGGAGGTCTATTTAATACATTTGGTAATATCGCAGGGATTACGACACCAATCATTATCGGATATATTATTGGCACAACTGGGTCCTTCAACGGAGCGCTTGTCTTCGTCGGTGCGAATGCACTTGTAGCAATCTTCAGCTATTTATTCCTTGTTGGTGAAATTAAACGGGTCGATTTAAAATCTTAA
- a CDS encoding MFS transporter has translation MFAKKISSSGPLKETTTDYVKATNVRWHVFIMLLVLCAINYVDRAVLSIAMPLIQKDLELDPAIIGIILSSFFWGYALMQIPSGWIADRYRPDKLVCGATLLWGVVQTLTGFVNGSKSLIFLRILLGIAEAPLYPSGSKLQSIWLTSKERGRGATLLDSGSSLGTAIGGPIIIAFIAWFGGWRGALIGAGILTIVVSWLVWKVIKGTPDTNPRMNKTEREYIKKALEVEYNLNNQNSNLAIKITDYFKNRNFWSMCIGYYSLNTVFYGLMTWGPSYLEKTQNLDIKIIGSSILIIFGFGVVGELIGGWIADFWRSKGGNDNTVMHTLLFIGGFMTAICILLLGLGVTTSLTGAIVLLSTALFFLRWAGLYWTIPATISQHNHVGTIAGCMNTAGNIAGIVTPIYIGFTLSLTGSYFIALLLFVAFGLILAIASLFINFNKKIGA, from the coding sequence ATGTTTGCAAAAAAGATTAGTTCATCAGGGCCTTTGAAAGAGACTACAACGGATTACGTGAAAGCAACTAATGTTCGGTGGCATGTGTTTATTATGCTTCTTGTTCTGTGTGCCATTAATTATGTAGATCGCGCAGTATTGTCTATTGCGATGCCTCTTATTCAAAAAGACCTAGAACTTGATCCTGCTATAATAGGGATTATTTTAAGCTCGTTCTTTTGGGGTTACGCTTTAATGCAAATTCCTTCTGGTTGGATTGCGGACCGATATCGACCAGACAAATTAGTTTGTGGGGCTACACTATTATGGGGAGTTGTACAAACTTTAACAGGTTTTGTAAACGGGAGTAAATCATTGATTTTTTTGAGGATACTACTTGGAATAGCAGAAGCTCCACTTTATCCAAGCGGTTCAAAATTACAGTCTATTTGGTTAACCTCTAAAGAAAGAGGGCGAGGGGCGACATTACTTGATAGTGGTTCATCACTCGGCACAGCCATAGGTGGACCGATTATTATCGCTTTTATTGCATGGTTTGGTGGATGGAGAGGAGCATTAATTGGTGCGGGGATACTTACAATCGTAGTTAGCTGGTTAGTCTGGAAGGTAATAAAAGGGACACCAGATACGAATCCACGAATGAATAAAACAGAAAGAGAATATATCAAGAAAGCTTTAGAAGTAGAATATAACTTAAATAACCAAAATTCAAATTTAGCAATCAAAATAACCGATTATTTTAAAAATCGTAATTTTTGGTCTATGTGTATCGGATATTACTCCTTAAATACAGTATTTTATGGTCTGATGACATGGGGACCTAGCTATTTAGAAAAGACACAAAATTTGGACATTAAAATCATTGGTAGTTCAATTTTAATCATTTTCGGTTTTGGTGTAGTTGGTGAATTAATTGGTGGATGGATTGCTGATTTTTGGCGTTCTAAAGGTGGAAACGATAATACAGTAATGCACACGTTGTTATTTATCGGCGGTTTTATGACAGCAATATGTATTTTATTATTAGGATTAGGGGTTACGACTTCATTAACAGGAGCTATCGTATTACTTTCTACAGCGCTCTTTTTCTTGCGCTGGGCTGGCCTATACTGGACAATACCAGCAACTATCTCTCAGCATAATCATGTTGGTACTATTGCAGGATGTATGAATACAGCTGGTAATATCGCCGGAATTGTTACACCGATTTATATTGGTTTTACTCTTTCACTAACAGGATCGTATTTTATTGCTCTTTTGTTATTCGTTGCCTTTGGATTAATTTTAGCTATAGCCTCTTTATTTATTAATTTCAACAAAAAAATTGGAGCTTAG
- a CDS encoding FadR/GntR family transcriptional regulator, with amino-acid sequence MENKSVDIKSLSRKTLSNQVIDEIISLLTTGQLKPGDRLPSELELMEICNVSRPVIREAMTSLEVLGIVNRKTRNGTFFSDKIGSKPFSMMLALSATDLSSIIETRVALELGLITLAAEKITDEELAKLRDLIEEMKSLPSEDSSEIDKEFHKIIALAANIPLFEAIIDPLQNFHQKVLEQIPLEDRNLAQTLNYHIDIYNALEKRDPVEAYASMYSHLDFVRKKVLKNLKGE; translated from the coding sequence ATGGAAAATAAAAGTGTAGATATTAAATCACTTAGTCGCAAAACACTCTCAAACCAGGTAATTGATGAAATTATCTCTTTACTAACAACAGGCCAACTAAAACCAGGAGATAGACTTCCGTCGGAATTAGAATTAATGGAAATCTGTAATGTGAGTAGACCTGTCATAAGAGAAGCAATGACCTCTTTAGAAGTATTAGGAATTGTTAATCGAAAAACCCGAAATGGCACATTTTTTTCTGATAAGATTGGAAGTAAACCATTTTCAATGATGTTAGCGCTCTCAGCAACGGATCTTTCTTCAATAATTGAAACAAGGGTCGCATTAGAACTAGGTTTAATTACATTAGCAGCTGAAAAAATAACAGATGAAGAACTAGCAAAGTTAAGAGACCTTATCGAAGAAATGAAATCACTCCCATCAGAGGATTCCTCAGAGATCGATAAAGAATTTCACAAAATTATTGCTCTTGCGGCCAATATTCCTCTTTTTGAAGCAATTATTGACCCATTACAAAATTTTCATCAAAAAGTATTAGAACAGATACCTTTAGAAGATCGAAATCTAGCTCAAACTTTAAACTATCATATTGATATTTATAACGCGCTTGAAAAACGTGATCCAGTTGAGGCATATGCTAGTATGTACAGTCATCTTGATTTTGTAAGAAAGAAAGTATTGAAAAACTTGAAAGGTGAATAA
- a CDS encoding FadR/GntR family transcriptional regulator, which produces MSFNPIKKDRASKIVIEQIKNAVQKGEFSPGDKLPPERDLAKQFSLSRGVVREAISVLESKGVVEVKPGIGVFLVTNEQEEVFQLLNALLENEDSSLIELLELRQSIESQAAYYAAERRSKKELDKIKAALDKLESCFEKGRVAAEEDFEFHMAVAEASHNSMMVHTLRLISDYIINGLYESRTDALMIPGQDEIAMDEHKRIYAAIKDMDPVRAHKEMITHLENVKKYRSVLNRKR; this is translated from the coding sequence ATGAGTTTTAATCCTATAAAGAAAGATAGAGCTTCTAAAATTGTTATTGAACAAATAAAAAACGCCGTACAAAAAGGAGAATTTTCACCGGGGGATAAACTCCCTCCAGAAAGAGATTTAGCAAAACAATTTTCTCTATCACGTGGGGTTGTGCGTGAGGCCATAAGTGTTTTAGAGTCTAAAGGTGTGGTAGAGGTAAAACCCGGAATAGGAGTATTCCTGGTTACGAATGAGCAAGAAGAAGTGTTTCAGCTTTTAAACGCATTACTAGAAAATGAAGATTCATCACTTATTGAATTGCTTGAACTTAGACAAAGCATTGAAAGTCAGGCTGCTTACTATGCGGCTGAAAGAAGAAGCAAGAAAGAATTGGATAAAATAAAAGCCGCGTTGGATAAATTAGAAAGTTGTTTTGAGAAAGGAAGAGTTGCTGCTGAAGAAGATTTTGAATTCCATATGGCGGTGGCAGAAGCAAGTCACAATTCAATGATGGTTCATACACTACGTTTGATTTCTGATTACATTATAAACGGATTATATGAATCTCGTACTGATGCATTAATGATACCGGGTCAAGATGAGATTGCAATGGACGAACACAAAAGAATATATGCAGCCATCAAGGATATGGATCCAGTGCGTGCACACAAAGAGATGATTACACATCTAGAGAATGTTAAGAAATATAGAAGTGTATTAAATAGAAAAAGGTAG
- the gucD gene encoding alpha-ketoglutaric semialdehyde dehydrogenase GucD encodes MTIKVETKRYLNFINGEWTPSVTSEVERSMNPADKNDVIGLVQKSTKEDLNNAVKAAKLAKDAWRKLSASQRGEYLYKAASILEKRINDIAECATREMGKTLAESKGETARGIAILKYYAGEGMRKVGDVIPSTDPSALMFTTRVPLGVVGVITPWNFPIAIPIWKMAPALVYGNTIVIKPATETAVTCAKIIECFEEAGFPPGVVNMLTGPGSVVGQGIADHEDVNGITFTGSNGVGKQIGQSALARGAKYQLEMGGKNPVIVAADADLQLAVNAVIDGAFRSTGQKCTATSRVIVLSDVYQEFKKALVEKTKEITIGNGLDRDTWMGPCASEGQLNTVLSYINKGLEEGATLLIGGKRAEKGTLGNGYYVEPTIFENCSQDMAIVQEEIFGPVIALLKAESVEEALQIANNVEYGLSASIFTTNIQHFLSFIQDMEAGLIRINAESAGVELQAPFGGMKNSSSHSREQGEAAKEFFTSIKTVFVK; translated from the coding sequence ATGACAATAAAAGTGGAAACGAAAAGATATCTTAATTTTATCAATGGAGAATGGACTCCTTCCGTAACAAGCGAAGTAGAAAGAAGTATGAACCCAGCAGATAAAAATGATGTGATCGGCTTAGTCCAAAAATCAACAAAAGAGGACTTGAACAATGCGGTGAAAGCTGCAAAACTGGCAAAGGATGCGTGGCGAAAGCTTTCTGCTTCGCAGCGTGGCGAGTATTTATACAAAGCAGCTAGTATTCTAGAAAAAAGAATCAACGATATTGCTGAATGTGCAACACGTGAAATGGGCAAAACACTTGCCGAATCAAAAGGTGAAACAGCAAGAGGTATTGCTATTTTAAAGTATTACGCTGGTGAAGGTATGCGTAAAGTCGGAGATGTCATTCCATCAACTGACCCTTCTGCTCTAATGTTTACGACACGCGTACCACTTGGAGTTGTAGGAGTTATTACACCATGGAACTTCCCAATTGCGATTCCTATTTGGAAGATGGCACCTGCCCTTGTCTATGGAAATACGATTGTTATAAAACCAGCAACAGAAACAGCTGTTACTTGTGCAAAAATTATCGAGTGCTTTGAAGAAGCCGGATTCCCTCCTGGCGTTGTTAATATGCTGACAGGACCAGGAAGCGTTGTCGGTCAAGGTATTGCCGATCATGAAGATGTTAACGGAATTACCTTTACAGGCTCGAATGGAGTCGGGAAACAAATTGGTCAGTCAGCATTAGCACGCGGCGCAAAATACCAACTTGAAATGGGCGGAAAAAATCCAGTAATCGTTGCAGCTGATGCTGACCTGCAACTTGCTGTAAATGCTGTTATCGACGGTGCTTTCCGTTCAACTGGACAAAAATGTACAGCAACAAGTCGTGTTATTGTGTTATCAGATGTTTACCAGGAATTTAAGAAGGCTCTTGTAGAGAAAACAAAAGAAATAACAATTGGCAATGGTTTAGATCGGGATACATGGATGGGTCCTTGTGCAAGTGAAGGTCAATTAAATACAGTTCTTTCTTATATAAATAAAGGCTTAGAAGAAGGCGCAACCCTACTAATTGGCGGAAAACGTGCAGAGAAAGGTACACTAGGAAATGGTTATTATGTAGAACCGACGATTTTTGAAAACTGTTCACAAGACATGGCCATTGTACAAGAAGAAATATTCGGTCCAGTTATTGCTCTTTTAAAAGCGGAGTCTGTAGAAGAAGCCCTTCAAATCGCAAATAATGTTGAATATGGCCTTAGTGCTTCAATTTTCACAACAAATATTCAACACTTCCTGTCCTTTATTCAAGATATGGAAGCTGGATTAATTCGAATTAATGCTGAAAGTGCTGGTGTAGAATTACAGGCCCCATTTGGAGGAATGAAAAATTCAAGCTCTCATTCACGCGAACAAGGTGAGGCTGCTAAAGAGTTTTTTACATCAATAAAAACGGTGTTTGTAAAATAA
- the kdgD gene encoding 5-dehydro-4-deoxyglucarate dehydratase — MEKIRKAPKGILGFPVAPFTENNKLDEQKLAQNIKFLLDEGLEAIFVACAAGEYPSLTKEEYETMVDVAVSVTNKKVPVYTGVGGNIQTSLELAKISEDKGADGYLILPPYLVTGEQAGMASYFKTIAESTDLNAIVYQRDNVAFSISTLEALADVPQVVGVKDGLGNIELNTLLTQTFKNRFGWLNGMPLAEVTMPAYVPLGFDSYSSAISNYIPHISRIFYQAVLKNDQVTVGDIYQHVILPINNIRRKRNGYAVSLIKAGMEIMGMPVGQTVRMPILPVEKEHYAEMERILENALNRYPKELVTQSL, encoded by the coding sequence ATGGAAAAAATTCGTAAAGCACCAAAAGGGATTTTAGGTTTTCCAGTAGCACCATTTACAGAAAACAATAAACTTGATGAACAGAAACTTGCTCAAAATATTAAATTTCTACTAGACGAAGGACTTGAGGCCATATTTGTTGCCTGTGCAGCTGGAGAATATCCCTCTCTAACCAAAGAGGAATATGAAACAATGGTTGATGTAGCTGTAAGTGTTACAAACAAAAAAGTTCCTGTTTACACTGGTGTCGGTGGAAATATTCAAACTTCTTTGGAGCTTGCAAAGATTTCTGAAGATAAAGGAGCCGATGGCTATTTGATCTTACCTCCCTATCTTGTAACAGGTGAACAAGCAGGTATGGCAAGTTACTTCAAAACGATAGCTGAAAGTACAGACTTAAATGCAATTGTCTATCAACGTGATAATGTGGCATTTTCAATCTCCACACTGGAAGCGCTTGCGGATGTTCCCCAGGTCGTCGGTGTGAAAGATGGATTAGGAAATATAGAGTTAAATACACTCTTGACCCAAACGTTTAAAAATCGCTTTGGCTGGCTAAATGGTATGCCTTTGGCTGAAGTAACAATGCCTGCCTATGTACCACTTGGCTTTGATTCTTACTCGTCTGCAATTTCGAACTATATACCTCATATTTCAAGGATATTCTATCAAGCAGTCTTGAAAAATGATCAAGTTACAGTTGGTGATATTTATCAACACGTCATTTTGCCAATTAACAATATTCGCCGTAAACGAAACGGGTATGCAGTATCTCTCATTAAAGCTGGTATGGAAATTATGGGTATGCCTGTTGGCCAAACAGTAAGAATGCCAATCCTTCCAGTAGAAAAGGAACACTATGCAGAAATGGAAAGAATTTTAGAAAATGCATTAAATCGTTATCCAAAAGAATTGGTAACTCAATCTTTATAG
- the gudD gene encoding glucarate dehydratase gives MNTQLVKENIETGAPIIKEMTVIPVAGHDSMLLNLSGAHAPYFTRNIVILKDNKGNTGVGEVPGGEKIRQTLEDAKPLVIGQSIGTYNNILNTVRRQFAERDSGGRGLQTFDLRITIHAVTALEAALLDLVGQYLGVPVAALLGEGQQRDKVEMLGYLFYVGDRNKTDLAYLSDPEAEEDWFRLRHEEALTPEAIVRLAEATHSRYGFNDFKLKGGVLRGEEEIEAVTALAERFPEARITLDPNGGWLLKDAIRLCRDQHHVLAYAEDPCGAENGYSAREVMAEFRRATGLPTATNMIATDWRQMGHSIQLQSVDIPLADPHFWTMQGSVRVAQMCHEWGLTWGSHSNNHFDISLAMFTHVAAAAPGKITAIDTHWIWQDGQSLTKEPFKIVGGMVDVPSKPGLGIEVDMDQIEKAHQLYLQKGLGARDDALAMQYLVPGWKFDPKNPCLVR, from the coding sequence ATGAATACGCAATTAGTAAAAGAAAATATCGAAACAGGTGCACCTATTATTAAAGAAATGACTGTCATCCCTGTTGCAGGACATGATAGCATGCTTCTAAATTTGAGTGGTGCGCACGCTCCATATTTCACACGAAATATTGTGATTTTAAAAGATAACAAAGGAAATACAGGTGTCGGTGAAGTACCAGGTGGTGAAAAAATTCGCCAAACGCTAGAAGATGCAAAACCATTGGTTATTGGACAGTCAATTGGAACTTATAACAATATTTTAAATACTGTTCGTAGACAATTTGCAGAGCGGGATAGCGGTGGACGCGGCCTGCAAACATTTGATCTTCGTATTACCATACATGCTGTCACGGCATTAGAAGCTGCACTTCTAGATTTAGTAGGACAATATTTAGGTGTCCCTGTTGCAGCTTTACTCGGTGAAGGTCAGCAGCGAGATAAAGTTGAGATGCTCGGCTATCTCTTTTATGTAGGCGATCGCAATAAAACTGATCTTGCTTATTTAAGTGACCCAGAAGCAGAGGAAGATTGGTTCCGCCTTCGTCATGAAGAAGCATTAACACCGGAAGCCATTGTTCGCTTAGCAGAAGCCACACATTCTCGTTATGGGTTTAATGATTTTAAATTAAAAGGCGGCGTCCTGCGCGGGGAAGAAGAAATAGAAGCTGTAACTGCGTTGGCAGAACGTTTTCCAGAAGCTCGAATTACACTTGATCCAAATGGCGGCTGGCTGTTAAAGGATGCAATTAGGCTTTGCCGCGATCAGCATCATGTATTAGCTTATGCTGAAGACCCATGTGGGGCAGAAAATGGCTATTCTGCTCGTGAGGTGATGGCGGAATTCAGAAGAGCAACCGGTCTCCCTACCGCAACAAATATGATTGCAACAGATTGGCGACAAATGGGGCATTCGATCCAGCTTCAATCAGTGGATATCCCTCTGGCAGATCCACATTTCTGGACAATGCAGGGCTCTGTACGTGTTGCTCAAATGTGCCATGAATGGGGATTGACTTGGGGCTCACACTCTAATAATCACTTTGATATATCATTAGCGATGTTTACACATGTTGCTGCGGCGGCTCCTGGGAAAATTACAGCGATAGATACACACTGGATCTGGCAAGATGGTCAAAGTTTGACAAAAGAACCTTTTAAAATTGTTGGTGGAATGGTAGATGTTCCTTCAAAACCTGGACTTGGAATAGAGGTGGATATGGATCAGATTGAAAAAGCACATCAGCTTTATCTTCAAAAAGGACTTGGTGCTCGTGATGATGCTTTAGCGATGCAATACCTAGTTCCAGGATGGAAGTTTGACCCTAAAAATCCTTGTTTAGTAAGATAA
- a CDS encoding tyrosine-type recombinase/integrase, producing the protein MKDTGSENIIVEFSKWQIAQGKADGTIKTYVGVLEKFQSWLKTRNQVLDQISKNDVQLFMYELEKQQKSAGTIEKYLAAISVFSRFLEKSEIIIDVQRKEKIQDNEIPESLAESEEKQLLKDVESDGNLRNTAIVYTLLYTGIRISELCALNVDDIKMEEKNSTLIVRNKQGDIDREIPLSKELSKHLKDYIDSLETICKALFISSVNKRISTRAVQYMLQKYDVNPHKLRHTFCQKLINKGIDIHTVAKLAGHRDVNVTKRYAGDFEPNFINAIDQAFS; encoded by the coding sequence TTGAAAGACACTGGCTCAGAGAATATCATAGTTGAATTTTCAAAGTGGCAAATTGCACAAGGGAAAGCTGATGGTACAATAAAAACTTATGTAGGGGTACTTGAAAAATTTCAATCATGGTTAAAAACTAGAAATCAAGTTCTTGATCAGATTTCAAAGAATGATGTTCAATTATTTATGTATGAATTAGAAAAACAGCAAAAAAGTGCAGGTACAATTGAAAAATACCTTGCCGCAATAAGTGTTTTTTCACGCTTTTTGGAGAAATCAGAAATAATTATTGATGTCCAACGTAAAGAAAAAATTCAGGACAATGAAATACCTGAATCACTTGCAGAAAGTGAGGAAAAGCAATTATTAAAGGATGTTGAGTCAGATGGGAATCTTCGAAACACAGCAATTGTTTATACTTTATTGTACACAGGTATTCGAATTTCTGAGTTGTGTGCTCTAAATGTAGATGATATAAAAATGGAAGAAAAAAATAGCACCTTAATCGTTAGAAACAAACAAGGTGACATTGATAGAGAGATTCCACTATCAAAAGAATTAAGTAAACATCTTAAAGATTATATAGATTCTTTAGAAACAATTTGTAAGGCCTTATTTATTTCAAGTGTTAATAAAAGAATATCCACTAGAGCAGTACAATATATGTTACAAAAATATGATGTTAATCCACATAAATTACGACATACGTTTTGTCAGAAGCTGATCAATAAGGGGATTGATATACACACAGTAGCAAAATTGGCTGGACATAGAGATGTTAATGTCACAAAACGATATGCAGGTGATTTTGAGCCTAATTTTATAAATGCAATAGATCAAGCTTTTTCTTAA
- a CDS encoding iron-containing alcohol dehydrogenase: MSFSFSIPTRVEFGSGICSRVGEILKPYVKQKVLVVSDYGVRQAGILREVEDSLQHYKISYEIFDKVEANPSTQILTQGIKYLEMHQCDTVLGVGGGSSIDTAKGIAAMATNPGSILDYEGINKIKNQPLPILAIPTTSGTGAEVTASAVFTNKDTLFKTVIMSTFLFPKVAILDPLLTLKLPSSITAATGMDALTHAIESYTSKSSNFVSKSLAIQAIKLIGESLLRAYYVGTDIASREKMLMASMMAGMAFSQSRLGNVHAISHTFGGIFNIPHGIANATLLPYVMEFNLLACQSEMKDIAIALGADVASLTLEKAAEQAITEVIKINEAIGIPKTIKELGVDLELLPRMILDSMRSPNTLSNPRITTANDIKQIIEGAYHGNFQKINFIEKGREYYVL, from the coding sequence ATGAGTTTTTCATTTTCAATTCCTACGAGAGTTGAATTCGGATCGGGAATTTGCTCACGGGTAGGGGAAATTTTAAAACCTTATGTGAAACAAAAAGTCCTCGTAGTTAGCGACTATGGGGTGAGGCAGGCAGGAATTTTAAGGGAAGTTGAGGATTCGCTCCAACATTACAAAATTAGTTATGAGATCTTTGATAAAGTAGAAGCAAATCCGAGCACACAAATTTTGACACAAGGAATCAAATATCTAGAAATGCATCAATGTGATACTGTGCTAGGGGTAGGCGGAGGAAGTAGCATTGATACTGCAAAGGGAATTGCAGCAATGGCTACGAATCCGGGAAGTATTCTTGATTATGAAGGAATCAATAAGATTAAAAACCAACCACTTCCGATTCTCGCAATACCAACGACATCAGGAACTGGAGCAGAAGTAACGGCTTCAGCCGTTTTCACGAACAAAGATACATTATTTAAAACAGTTATTATGAGTACGTTTTTATTTCCTAAAGTAGCTATATTAGATCCTTTGCTTACGTTAAAACTACCTTCATCAATTACGGCTGCAACAGGAATGGACGCTCTTACACATGCAATCGAATCGTATACATCAAAAAGTTCGAATTTTGTAAGTAAATCATTAGCGATTCAGGCAATTAAGCTCATTGGGGAAAGTTTGTTACGTGCTTATTACGTAGGCACAGATATCGCCAGCAGGGAGAAAATGCTTATGGCGTCGATGATGGCGGGAATGGCCTTTTCACAATCCCGTTTGGGTAATGTGCATGCCATTTCGCATACATTTGGCGGAATTTTCAATATTCCACATGGGATTGCAAATGCTACATTACTTCCATATGTAATGGAATTTAATTTGCTTGCTTGTCAAAGTGAAATGAAGGACATTGCAATTGCCCTTGGAGCAGACGTAGCGAGCTTAACATTAGAAAAAGCTGCTGAACAGGCAATTACAGAAGTAATTAAGATTAATGAGGCAATTGGTATTCCAAAAACTATTAAAGAACTTGGGGTAGATTTAGAATTGTTACCACGAATGATTTTAGATTCAATGAGAAGTCCGAATACGCTATCGAATCCACGAATTACAACAGCAAATGATATTAAGCAAATTATTGAAGGCGCTTACCATGGGAACTTTCAAAAGATTAACTTTATAGAGAAGGGAAGAGAATATTATGTTTTATGA
- a CDS encoding NIPSNAP family protein: MFYEMRTYTIKVGKVHEYQNHFEKVGLPIISKYTTLVGWWYTDIGELNQIVHIWKYDSLDQRAENRKALYQDVDWLEKFVPVAFPMLEKQESKLMYAANFSPIK; the protein is encoded by the coding sequence ATGTTTTATGAGATGAGAACATACACAATTAAAGTAGGAAAAGTTCATGAATACCAAAATCATTTTGAGAAAGTTGGATTGCCGATTATTTCAAAGTACACAACGTTAGTTGGTTGGTGGTATACAGATATCGGTGAATTGAATCAAATTGTTCATATTTGGAAATATGATAGCTTGGACCAAAGAGCAGAAAATAGAAAAGCACTTTATCAAGACGTTGACTGGTTGGAAAAGTTTGTTCCAGTAGCTTTTCCAATGTTAGAAAAACAAGAATCTAAATTGATGTATGCAGCTAATTTTTCCCCGATTAAGTAA